The following coding sequences are from one Pseudomonas mendocina window:
- a CDS encoding CopD family protein, whose protein sequence is MTPYASLYALHLLAALIWVGGMFFAWMILRPSAVEVLEAPARLRLWLSVFKRFFIWVWAAVVLLPVSGMGMLQMGFGGMQGAPRYVHIMMGLYLVMLALFLRIQALQLPELRRAVEAEDWPAGGAVLGRIRKVVGFNLLIGLALTALVGMRPTF, encoded by the coding sequence ATGACGCCCTATGCCTCGCTCTATGCCCTGCATCTGCTCGCTGCCCTGATCTGGGTAGGCGGCATGTTCTTCGCCTGGATGATCCTGCGTCCCTCGGCGGTCGAAGTGCTGGAAGCACCAGCTCGCTTGCGCCTGTGGCTGAGCGTGTTCAAGCGCTTCTTCATCTGGGTATGGGCCGCGGTGGTGCTGCTGCCGGTCAGCGGCATGGGCATGCTGCAGATGGGCTTCGGCGGTATGCAGGGCGCACCGCGCTACGTGCACATCATGATGGGGCTGTACCTGGTGATGCTCGCCCTGTTCCTGCGCATTCAGGCCCTGCAACTGCCGGAATTGCGTCGTGCGGTGGAGGCCGAGGACTGGCCGGCAGGCGGTGCAGTGCTGGGCAGGATTCGCAAGGTGGTGGGATTCAACCTGCTGATCGGCCTGGCACTGACTGCTCTGGTCGGTATGCGCCCCACTTTCTGA
- a CDS encoding DUF1145 domain-containing protein produces MKALMITGKALALSFWLVFCAALAKWLGSPFEQLIYLLAAFLLSLHGLQLWLFSSLLVGRSSPWLDRVQVLLFGIFHLYPLKVEKPAEAPVVVTVEEAAHA; encoded by the coding sequence ATGAAAGCATTGATGATCACGGGTAAGGCGTTGGCCTTGTCCTTCTGGCTGGTGTTCTGCGCTGCCCTAGCCAAGTGGCTGGGCAGCCCGTTCGAACAACTGATCTACCTGTTGGCTGCCTTCCTGTTGTCGCTGCATGGCCTTCAGCTGTGGTTGTTCTCGTCACTCCTGGTCGGGCGTAGCAGTCCCTGGCTGGATCGTGTCCAGGTACTGCTGTTCGGCATCTTTCATCTGTATCCGCTTAAAGTGGAAAAGCCGGCCGAAGCACCGGTTGTGGTGACAGTTGAGGAGGCTGCTCATGCGTAG